The DNA segment CCGATCGATTCGCTCTGCGGCGATATTCATTACTCCCGTTTGTCGTGGCCGACGTATTGGTGTTTTGTTTACTGGGCACTCGAACACCGCTATCGAAACCGCTATCTGGCTCTTGGCTGACCGTTCGACACGAGCGTGCGCGTACTCAACTACCTCGAGCTGGAGGGGCCGCTCGAGCGAAGCGGTATCGGGACGGCGGCGGAGCATCAGCGACGGGCGCTGCTAGGCGAGCCCGCTCACTCTGCGGATCACGACATCGAACTCCGCACCGACCCCTGGGGTGGCTCGCCGCGTTCGGTGTTGAGACGCCTTCGCCGGGAGCGCTCACCGACCGTCGAGTACGACATCGCCCACTGCAACGCGATTGGGCCGGGTTCGCTGATCGTCGCTCGTGATGCCCTGCGGACGGACACGCCGCTCGTGTTGCACGCACACGTCACCCGCGAGGACTTCCGCGACAGTTTTCGCTGGTCGAACGCGCTGTCCGGCCCCCTCGGAGGCTATCTCAAACGGTTTTACTCGCAGGCCGACCTCGTGTTGTGTCCGAGCGAACAGACCAGACGCCATCTCGAGGCGTATCCGGTGTCGGCCCCGATCGAACCGATCACCAACGGCGTGGACCATCGCTCGCTCGAGGGGGTCGATGCTCGACGAGAGCGCGCTCGAGAGCGATTCGACCTCGATGGATTGGTTGCCTTCGCCGTCGGCAACGTGTTCGAACGCAAAGGGCTGACGACTTTCTGCCGACTCGCCGGCCGAACGCCGTACTCGTTCGTCTGGTTCGGCCCCTACGACCGAGGTCTACAGGCGAGCTCGACCGTGCGACGGCTGACGGGGAACCCACCGCCTGACGTCCGATTTACGGGCTGGATCGAGGACAAACGCGACGCCTTCGCCGCCGGCGACGTGTTCGTTTTCCCCACCCACGCCGAAAATCAGGGCATCGCCGTCCTCGAGGCGATGGCCTGCGGGAAGCCGGTCGTCCTCCGGGATCTCCCCGTATTCAGGGAGTTTTACACTGACCGCGTCGACTGCCTGTTGTGCTCGACCGAGGACGAGTTCTGTGCAGCACTCGAGATGCTCGCAACGAATCCGGGCCGGCGTCGAGAACTGGGTGAGAACGCACGGGAAACGGCGGCCGAACACTCCCTCGAGCGGGTTCGAGCGCGACTGCTCGAGGTGTACGATCGGGTCTCGTGATTCGGTCAATTATCGAGTGGCTCGAGTGGAGCCAGTACCGCTCGAGCGTCTCGGGACCTCCACGAATCGCTATCACTCCAGTGACGTGGCTCACAAAATCTCGGGGGCAAACCCCCGAGCAGCCGTGGGCAACTCTCCGGCCCGACAGGACGGCGGTTCTGACTGTACGTTTTGCCTGGTCGATGACGCAATACTGTTATATTTCCCACAGCGAAGTACCCACGAGAACGTGCACGACGATTCATCGGCCACCTCGAGCGACGTACGGCCCGGGTCACGCCAATCGGCCGCAAACTCGAGCGATTCTAGCGCAGATACTCGTCTCCCGATACCAAACGGTACTGTATTTGAACCGAAAGCTTCGGAACCAATAGTAAGTGAACCTACCGCGGATGAGGACACTGGCGCCTCGAGTTCGGGCCGACGAGCATTTCTGGCCAGTGCTGGCGTTGGCCTCTCTGTGGCGACCGCGGGCTGTCTCCGGGAGTTCCGGAGCGCAGTCAACCGCACTCGACTCGAGCAACTGTCGGTGTCGATTACGACGCAACCGGCCGACGGCGACCGGCAGGCGATTCAAATCGCCCGGCGGTTGGCGGACAACCTCGAGGCCGTCGGCATCGACGTTTCTGTCCCACTGCGCTCACGCGAGGAGTTCCTCCGTGACATCCTGATCAACCACGACTTCGATATCTACGTCGGTCGTCACCCCGGCGACACTGACCCCGACTTTCTGTACGAGACGCTCCACTCACGCTACGGCGAAGAAGCCGGTTGGCAGAACCCCTTT comes from the Natronosalvus amylolyticus genome and includes:
- a CDS encoding glycosyltransferase family 4 protein, with product MRVLNYLELEGPLERSGIGTAAEHQRRALLGEPAHSADHDIELRTDPWGGSPRSVLRRLRRERSPTVEYDIAHCNAIGPGSLIVARDALRTDTPLVLHAHVTREDFRDSFRWSNALSGPLGGYLKRFYSQADLVLCPSEQTRRHLEAYPVSAPIEPITNGVDHRSLEGVDARRERARERFDLDGLVAFAVGNVFERKGLTTFCRLAGRTPYSFVWFGPYDRGLQASSTVRRLTGNPPPDVRFTGWIEDKRDAFAAGDVFVFPTHAENQGIAVLEAMACGKPVVLRDLPVFREFYTDRVDCLLCSTEDEFCAALEMLATNPGRRRELGENARETAAEHSLERVRARLLEVYDRVS